One Eremothecium cymbalariae DBVPG#7215 chromosome 2, complete sequence DNA window includes the following coding sequences:
- the HIS2 gene encoding histidinol-phosphatase (similar to Ashbya gossypii AEL022W): MFSHHSHSGDYISHGVDTLDAIVEEVQRRGFHTYCLTEHMPRLEETLLYPEERTTDSLNDLKRLRLQFQKYLEHSQRIKKQIVDVNLIVGMEVEGCNSKHIGYARDLMDQHKEVLKFCVGSIHHVNDIPIDYNQALWFAALESSGNNLRKFLLDYFELQYDMLKTLKPKVVGHFDLIRLFMPEDGMFVDKSTGEVAFSATKDDLDLGTWTRVMDISPSLISIWSDVEAVVIRNIAFINSYKGLIEINSSGIRKGLVEPYPHRDVANLVKKYANSRFVLSDDAHSVAQVGVAYNKTLQYIEHVLQLQGIYYLSEIHNGAELDVKYMSLGEIKANSFWKSN, from the coding sequence ATGTTTTCGCATCATTCTCATTCAGGGGACTATATTTCACACGGAGTTGATACGTTGGATGCCATAGTTGAAGAGGTTCAACGCAGAGGCTTCCACACATACTGCCTTACTGAGCACATGCCCAGGTTGGAAGAAACACTTCTATACCCAGAGGAAAGAACTACAGATAGCTTGAATGATCTAAAGCGACTACGATTAcagtttcaaaaatatctagAGCATTCTCAGCgaataaagaaacaaatagTAGATGTAAATCTTATTGTCGGGATGGAAGTGGAGGGCTGTAATAGCAAGCATATTGGATACGCAAGAGACTTAATGGACCAGCACAAAGAAGTGCTTAAATTTTGTGTTGGGTCTATTCACCATGTAAATGATATACCTATTGATTACAACCAAGCTCTATGGTTTGCAGCTTTAGAGAGCTCCGGTAATAACTTGCGAAAGTTTCTCCTGGATTACTTTGAATTGCAATATGATATGTTGAAAACCTTAAAGCCCAAGGTAGTAGGTCACTTTGATTTAATCCGTCTTTTTATGCCCGAGGACGGTATGTTCGTAGATAAATCTACAGGAGAGGTCGCATTTAGTGCAACCAAGGATGACTTGGATTTAGGAACATGGACAAGGGTTATGGACATTTCTCCGTCTCTCATTAGTATTTGGAGTGACGTGGAAGCTGTCGTGATTAGAAATATTGCCTTTATAAATTCATATAAGGGGCTGATTGAAATAAATTCCTCGGGGATACGTAAGGGTTTAGTGGAACCGTATCCTCATAGAGATGTTGCAAACTTGGTTAAGAAATATGCGAACAGCAGGTTTGTTCTGAGTGATGATGCGCATAGTGTAGCCCAGGTCGGCGTTGCATACAATAAGActcttcaatatattgaacATGTCCTACAGTTACAAGGAATCTATTATCTTTCAGAGATTCATAATGGCGCTGAGTTAGATGTAAAATACATGTCTCTTGGGGAAATAAAGGCAAACAGTTTTTGGAAATCAAATTAA